A region of Malaciobacter marinus DNA encodes the following proteins:
- a CDS encoding helix-turn-helix domain-containing protein, which translates to MLLSEITEEDSVKFHQNISKNVRKIRREKKLTQLDVSIALGFSNPSFITNAESNTSNKKFNLNQLHKLSIIFDIPICEFFKVNE; encoded by the coding sequence ATGTTGTTGTCAGAAATAACTGAAGAAGATTCAGTGAAATTTCATCAAAATATTTCAAAAAATGTAAGAAAAATAAGAAGAGAAAAAAAATTAACACAATTAGATGTGAGTATAGCATTGGGGTTTTCTAATCCATCATTTATTACAAATGCAGAATCAAATACATCAAATAAAAAATTTAACTTAAATCAATTGCATAAATTATCAATAATATTTGATATACCTATATGCGAATTTTTCAAAGTAAACGAATAA
- the abc-f gene encoding ribosomal protection-like ABC-F family protein — translation MALIDLQNITKQYDTKVILKDVNFTLTPGQRIAVIGQNGQGKSTLLKVIMGEVEVDSGEKSIDKSIKIEMLAQQPKFEPELTVREAIEQQLTEINTAKKRYEEVAQELAIDYENNDLLQEQSKLATYIDFHNAWDLDNMIERVLKEFQLKEFEFKDVNLLSGGEQRRVSLATLLLKKPDILLLDEPTNHLDVYMVEFLESLLMKNNFTLLFISHDRYFIDNIATNIVEIENGNLRKFNGGYSDYLGQKEELLSNMQKEHENLIRLVKREAHWMQRGVTARRKRNERRKSEYFDLKKKAKSNPAQIKKMSLELQREQKAFNAPEGQNKNKRKMLFELDKIKKSLGNKLLIKNFTTRILQKDVIAIVGPNGTGKSTMLKLFTQKLQIDEGRFKKGDFTIGYFDQHREMLDDSKTIMDIFCPNGGDRVVLDDGRNMHVFGYLKNFLFPREYLDKKIGLLSGGEKNRVALALLFTKNYDCLILDEPTNDLDIPTINILEEYLQNFQGALIFVSHDRYFVDKIATKLFVFRGIEGLVEESYQPYTEYLEVEKEIKDLEDYEKELQKTSQNEEKKRSQPKKQNKLSYKDQVEYDKLPDEIEELENKIEEINNCLANPKCYEQKGIVIVSQELEEVKSVYETKVERFLELEELIESFNS, via the coding sequence ATGGCATTAATAGACTTACAAAACATAACTAAACAATACGATACAAAAGTAATATTAAAAGATGTAAACTTTACTTTAACACCTGGACAAAGAATTGCGGTAATTGGTCAAAATGGTCAAGGCAAGTCAACTTTACTAAAAGTTATTATGGGTGAGGTTGAAGTAGATTCTGGTGAAAAATCAATTGATAAATCTATAAAAATAGAGATGTTAGCTCAACAACCAAAGTTTGAACCAGAGCTTACAGTAAGAGAAGCAATTGAGCAACAACTAACAGAAATAAACACAGCAAAAAAAAGATATGAAGAAGTTGCACAAGAACTTGCAATTGATTATGAAAACAATGATTTGTTACAAGAGCAAAGTAAACTAGCTACTTATATAGATTTTCACAATGCTTGGGATTTGGACAATATGATTGAAAGAGTCTTAAAAGAGTTTCAATTAAAAGAGTTTGAATTTAAAGATGTAAATCTTTTAAGTGGAGGAGAACAAAGAAGAGTTAGCCTTGCAACCTTATTACTTAAAAAACCTGATATTTTACTTTTAGATGAACCTACAAACCATCTTGATGTTTATATGGTAGAGTTTTTAGAATCACTTCTAATGAAGAATAACTTTACTTTACTATTTATCTCTCATGATAGATATTTTATTGATAATATTGCTACAAATATTGTTGAAATAGAAAATGGAAACCTAAGAAAATTCAATGGTGGATATAGTGATTATTTAGGTCAAAAAGAAGAGTTATTATCAAACATGCAAAAAGAGCATGAAAATTTAATAAGACTTGTAAAAAGAGAAGCCCATTGGATGCAAAGAGGCGTTACAGCTAGAAGAAAAAGAAATGAAAGAAGAAAATCAGAATATTTTGATTTGAAGAAAAAGGCAAAATCAAACCCTGCACAAATAAAAAAGATGTCTTTAGAACTTCAAAGAGAACAAAAAGCGTTTAATGCACCTGAGGGACAAAATAAAAATAAAAGAAAAATGCTTTTTGAACTTGATAAGATAAAAAAATCTTTAGGGAATAAACTTCTTATCAAAAACTTCACTACAAGAATTTTACAAAAAGATGTTATTGCAATAGTTGGTCCAAATGGAACTGGAAAATCAACAATGCTAAAACTATTTACACAAAAACTACAAATTGATGAAGGTAGATTTAAAAAGGGTGATTTTACTATTGGATATTTTGACCAACACAGAGAAATGCTTGATGATTCAAAAACAATTATGGATATTTTTTGTCCAAATGGTGGAGATAGAGTTGTTTTAGATGATGGAAGAAATATGCATGTATTTGGATACTTGAAAAACTTTTTATTTCCAAGAGAGTATCTTGATAAAAAAATTGGATTATTAAGTGGTGGAGAAAAAAATAGAGTTGCTTTAGCACTTTTATTTACAAAAAATTATGATTGTTTGATACTTGATGAGCCTACAAATGATTTGGATATTCCAACAATAAATATCTTAGAAGAGTATTTACAAAATTTTCAAGGTGCGCTTATATTTGTAAGTCATGATAGATATTTTGTAGATAAAATTGCAACAAAACTATTTGTATTTAGAGGAATTGAAGGACTAGTTGAAGAGAGTTATCAACCATATACAGAGTATCTTGAAGTAGAAAAAGAGATAAAAGACTTAGAAGATTATGAAAAAGAGCTTCAAAAAACAAGTCAAAATGAAGAAAAAAAGAGATCTCAACCAAAAAAGCAAAATAAACTAAGCTACAAAGATCAAGTCGAATATGACAAACTGCCAGATGAGATAGAAGAGTTAGAAAATAAAATTGAAGAGATAAATAACTGCCTTGCAAATCCAAAATGTTATGAACAAAAAGGTATTGTCATAGTATCACAAGAATTAGAAGAAGTAAAAAGTGTCTATGAAACAAAAGTAGAAAGATTTTTAGAGCTTGAAGAACTAATAGAAAGCTTTAATTCATAA
- a CDS encoding GatB/YqeY domain-containing protein: MSLKEQLKTDLKDAMRAKELVKRDSIRAINTMIKQIEVDERKELNDEDILKLIQKGIKQRQEAIIQYKDAQRDELVEKEQEQIDIFKQYLPKQLDDAELEARIKDIIAEVKAESIKDMGKVMGTATKKFAGVADGKRINEIVKKLLS; encoded by the coding sequence ATGAGTTTAAAAGAACAATTAAAAACTGATTTAAAAGATGCAATGAGAGCAAAAGAGTTAGTAAAAAGAGACTCAATAAGAGCAATAAATACAATGATTAAACAAATTGAAGTTGATGAAAGAAAAGAATTAAATGATGAAGATATTTTAAAACTTATTCAAAAAGGTATTAAACAAAGACAAGAAGCTATTATTCAATACAAAGATGCACAAAGAGATGAGCTTGTAGAAAAAGAACAAGAACAAATTGATATATTTAAACAATACTTACCAAAACAATTAGATGATGCAGAATTAGAAGCTAGAATCAAAGACATAATAGCAGAAGTAAAAGCAGAAAGTATCAAAGATATGGGTAAAGTTATGGGGACAGCAACAAAGAAATTTGCAGGAGTTGCAGATGGAAAAAGAATCAATGAAATAGTAAAAAAACTTTTATCATAA
- a CDS encoding GGDEF domain-containing protein: MGNDIKEVAKKTIKNLFIKNIEPTPNEYHKEFCIIAKEYKLNAKECTQFKELVSRLNNEEQEEIKSKNITTFEDMIPILLNRVATKNLKTLTSLFKESMTPSISIGLDDKITKFSVKIGNSPALLFEEEIQKEMQSFITNRFEADKKVVQEKTAEIAKLVTLMGKHLNEAISSSGDSGVEVSNIKDEIQAINLTDNGIKELTTLQSKLINAAMSIENEMTNVGEKLSSGKDKVQELEDKVKTLEEQLSKTKEENLKDHLTGLLTRKAYEYEAKKTEENYKRNDTQYAIVFFDIDHFKAINDKYGHAGGDMILSTFGKILSKYTRDMDIVGRYGGEEFIAIIHFNLKRELLKYLKRIKSIVTQNNFIYEKKKIKITFSAGVTIRNDHESYDSAIQKADMLLYKAKEEGRNKIILEDNTVI; this comes from the coding sequence ATGGGAAATGATATCAAAGAAGTAGCAAAAAAAACTATTAAAAATCTATTTATAAAAAATATTGAACCAACTCCAAATGAGTATCATAAAGAGTTTTGTATAATTGCTAAAGAGTATAAATTAAATGCGAAAGAATGCACTCAATTTAAAGAATTAGTAAGTAGATTAAATAATGAAGAACAAGAAGAGATAAAAAGTAAAAATATAACTACTTTTGAAGATATGATTCCCATACTTTTAAATAGAGTTGCTACAAAAAACTTAAAAACTTTGACATCACTTTTTAAAGAATCTATGACACCATCTATTTCAATTGGTTTAGATGATAAGATAACAAAATTTTCTGTTAAAATAGGAAATTCTCCAGCACTACTTTTTGAAGAAGAGATTCAAAAAGAGATGCAAAGCTTCATCACAAATAGATTTGAAGCTGATAAAAAAGTAGTTCAAGAAAAAACAGCAGAAATTGCAAAGCTTGTAACACTTATGGGTAAGCACTTAAATGAAGCTATTTCAAGTAGTGGAGATAGTGGTGTTGAAGTATCAAATATAAAAGATGAAATTCAAGCTATAAATCTTACAGATAATGGAATAAAAGAATTAACAACACTACAAAGTAAACTTATAAATGCAGCAATGTCAATAGAAAATGAGATGACAAATGTAGGGGAAAAATTATCTTCTGGAAAAGATAAAGTTCAAGAGCTTGAAGATAAAGTAAAAACACTTGAAGAACAACTTTCTAAAACAAAAGAAGAGAATTTAAAAGATCATTTAACAGGCTTACTTACTAGAAAAGCATATGAATATGAAGCTAAAAAAACAGAAGAAAATTATAAAAGAAATGATACACAGTATGCAATAGTATTTTTTGACATTGACCACTTTAAAGCAATCAATGACAAATATGGTCACGCAGGTGGTGACATGATACTATCTACTTTTGGAAAAATCTTAAGTAAATATACAAGAGATATGGATATTGTAGGAAGATATGGAGGAGAAGAGTTTATTGCTATAATTCATTTTAATCTTAAAAGAGAACTTCTAAAATATCTAAAAAGAATCAAAAGTATAGTTACACAAAATAATTTTATCTATGAAAAGAAAAAGATAAAAATCACTTTTTCAGCTGGGGTTACTATTAGAAATGACCATGAGTCATATGATAGTGCAATACAAAAAGCAGATATGCTTTTATATAAAGCAAAAGAAGAAGGTAGAAATAAAATTATACTTGAAGATAATACAGTCATATAA
- a CDS encoding HD domain-containing phosphohydrolase has protein sequence MKKKFYIKIRPTISFILVFLIISVISITLLLQYNFSLDLAKNATKDNFSQISENVEERLQNLDKRHNDLISILQLYKEIKQTPQKNKRHPLLKLITTALNNNKHIYALYVGHEDNTFYEVINLNINEKLRKKYNANKEERWLIVKIYDKNGTHVRYDEYLNKNLIQIRSIESKTSYRPTSRPWYKEAIKDNSIIRTEPYLFTNLDNFGVTYAKKVTSTKSVIGLDLSLQSLDNFLKKQIHIDKQGIYLIKKDMKIISKAGKNIKDKKIDSTLKEKITKIINTQIAYKSFSMKINDINYFIYFSKIESIYKNKDYLLITVPQDIIMQPYTNRIFYSFLMTIGLLSFIIPLIWYSTKILVNPIEKLEEQNNKILRREFTKVEDINTNIKELDELSKSLVNMSKSLKEYEDKQQELMDSFIKLIASAIDAKSKYTGAHCARVPILTMLIANKAHQSNESIFKDFTFKNEEEKRELSIAAWLHDCGKVTTPEYVVDKATKLETIYNRIHEIRTRFEVIYRDMTIQMYKNILDGKDKKEEENLLKQKLNNLQEEYKIVAKANIGSEFMSDEDIEKIKQISKKQWTRYFDKTIGLSQDEESRVDKNKIQTPCKEYLLSDKKEHIIKRNKDDIKDYDKYNFKIDVPKDLYNLGEVYNLCIKKGTLTNEERYKINEHIIMSIIMLEQLPFSDNLKRVPEYAGAHHETLIGTGYPKKLKKQDMSIPARIMAITDIFEALTASDRPYKKAKTLSEAIGILSLMVKEKHIDEDIFRLFLSSGAYKEYAQKYLKKEQIDEVDISLYI, from the coding sequence ATGAAAAAGAAATTTTACATAAAGATTAGACCTACAATCTCATTTATTTTGGTATTTTTAATAATTTCTGTTATATCTATAACCTTACTTTTACAATATAATTTCTCTTTAGATTTAGCCAAAAATGCAACAAAAGATAATTTTTCACAAATCTCTGAAAACGTTGAAGAGAGACTACAAAATTTAGATAAGCGTCATAATGATTTAATATCCATACTTCAACTTTACAAAGAAATAAAACAAACACCACAAAAAAATAAACGCCACCCTCTTTTGAAACTTATCACAACTGCATTAAATAACAATAAGCATATCTATGCTTTATATGTAGGTCATGAAGATAATACTTTTTATGAAGTAATAAATCTAAATATAAATGAAAAACTAAGAAAAAAATATAATGCAAATAAAGAAGAAAGATGGCTTATAGTAAAAATTTATGATAAAAATGGAACTCATGTAAGATATGATGAATATCTAAACAAAAACTTAATACAAATAAGAAGTATAGAAAGTAAAACAAGTTACCGCCCTACTTCAAGACCTTGGTACAAAGAAGCAATAAAGGATAATTCTATAATAAGAACTGAGCCATATTTATTTACAAATTTAGATAATTTTGGAGTAACTTATGCAAAAAAGGTTACTAGTACTAAATCTGTAATTGGTCTTGATTTATCACTTCAAAGTCTTGATAATTTTCTTAAAAAACAAATTCATATTGATAAACAAGGAATATACTTGATAAAAAAAGATATGAAAATAATCTCAAAAGCAGGAAAGAATATAAAAGATAAAAAGATTGATAGTACTTTAAAAGAGAAAATAACAAAAATAATAAATACTCAAATAGCTTACAAATCTTTTAGCATGAAAATCAATGATATAAATTATTTTATATATTTTTCTAAAATTGAATCAATTTATAAAAATAAAGATTATCTTCTAATTACAGTGCCTCAAGATATAATTATGCAACCATACACAAATAGAATTTTTTATTCATTCTTGATGACTATAGGTCTTCTTAGTTTTATTATACCTCTTATTTGGTACTCTACGAAAATTTTAGTAAATCCAATAGAAAAACTTGAAGAACAAAATAACAAAATATTAAGAAGAGAATTCACAAAAGTAGAAGATATAAATACAAATATTAAAGAGTTAGATGAACTTTCAAAATCTCTTGTAAATATGTCTAAATCTCTTAAAGAATATGAAGATAAACAACAAGAACTAATGGATTCATTTATCAAACTTATTGCAAGTGCTATTGATGCAAAATCAAAATATACAGGGGCACATTGTGCAAGAGTTCCAATACTTACTATGTTAATAGCAAATAAGGCACATCAAAGCAATGAAAGCATATTTAAAGATTTTACTTTTAAAAATGAAGAAGAAAAAAGAGAACTAAGTATTGCCGCTTGGTTACATGATTGTGGAAAAGTTACTACTCCTGAATATGTTGTTGATAAAGCGACTAAACTTGAAACTATATATAATAGAATCCATGAAATAAGAACTAGATTTGAAGTTATTTATAGAGATATGACTATTCAAATGTACAAAAATATCTTAGATGGAAAAGATAAAAAAGAAGAAGAAAACCTTTTAAAGCAGAAGTTAAATAATCTACAAGAAGAGTATAAAATTGTTGCGAAGGCAAATATTGGTTCTGAATTTATGAGTGATGAAGATATAGAAAAAATTAAACAAATATCAAAAAAACAATGGACAAGATATTTTGATAAGACAATAGGTTTATCACAAGATGAAGAATCAAGAGTAGATAAAAATAAAATACAAACTCCATGCAAAGAGTATTTATTAAGTGATAAAAAAGAGCATATAATAAAAAGAAATAAAGATGACATTAAAGATTATGATAAATACAATTTTAAAATTGATGTACCAAAAGATCTTTATAATTTAGGAGAAGTATATAATCTATGTATTAAAAAAGGCACACTTACAAATGAAGAAAGGTACAAAATCAATGAACATATCATTATGTCAATTATCATGCTTGAACAACTCCCTTTTAGTGACAACTTAAAAAGAGTTCCAGAATATGCAGGAGCACATCATGAAACTCTTATTGGTACAGGATATCCCAAAAAATTAAAAAAACAAGACATGTCAATCCCAGCTAGAATCATGGCTATCACTGATATTTTTGAAGCTTTAACAGCATCAGATAGACCATATAAAAAAGCAAAAACATTAAGTGAAGCTATTGGTATACTTAGTCTTATGGTAAAAGAAAAACATATTGATGAAGATATTTTTAGACTATTTCTAAGCTCAGGCGCATATAAAGAGTATGCTCAAAAATACCTAAAAAAAGAACAAATAGATGAAGTAGATATATCTTTATATATCTAA
- a CDS encoding EAL domain-containing protein: protein MKTFFELKDSHLLIIFAVIISFILFLLLLGTIKLEENIEKKMIQISTADVKSIVLNSAKSIKETLDKDKNYVEQILENRNFHNKIETNLETLVTQNIKYAYLLYKDNRGVFRFLVDGAKGLNKAFPNQKFDIDNKKWLMLFDTKAPIIIQNKYLKQISITYLVPIIQNNEVILILAIDFSIKKVKEINDIISIIKDTIIIVIFILLLFLFVLLIQSKRYISVKQSAYTDKLTNVFNRNYLQEYEEFINLDDYIIAAIDIDNFKLVNDNYGHNIGDKILKQVAVIILKSTRKKDDIVIRYGGEEFLIFAKVKRNDNLIALNVIERIFTNIQKEKFPISNKSNLDITVSIGVNLQPAKSKNFEEAFKLADKALYLAKDKGRNNIQIYNENSQVHDDNKLSINEIKEALDEKRVFCFYQKVVDTYTKEEIFSEALLRIRKKDNSIAEPIDIISSIKGTFILRNISKRVLKICFERLRKNKTMFLNVNLNSQDIKNDSIIKLLEKNAFLDKDISNRLGLEIILNEKIVKDNKVKENLLKLKELGYKIYIDNFGVGYSNLHYLCSIKVDYIKIDGDIIKSILEDKIAYLFVKNIINFAKEADIKVIAKHVFSNELYEKLKILNVDYCQGFLFDKPKSFDD from the coding sequence ATAGTGCTAAGAGTATAAAAGAAACATTAGATAAAGATAAAAATTATGTTGAACAAATATTAGAAAATAGAAATTTTCATAATAAAATAGAAACAAACTTAGAAACTTTAGTTACGCAAAATATAAAATATGCATATTTACTTTATAAAGATAACAGGGGTGTATTTAGATTTTTAGTTGATGGTGCAAAAGGTCTAAATAAAGCTTTCCCTAATCAAAAGTTTGACATAGATAATAAAAAATGGCTAATGTTATTTGATACTAAAGCACCTATAATTATTCAAAATAAATATTTAAAACAGATTTCAATTACATATTTAGTTCCGATTATCCAAAATAATGAAGTAATTTTAATTTTAGCAATTGATTTTTCAATAAAAAAAGTTAAAGAGATAAATGATATTATCTCTATAATAAAAGATACTATAATTATAGTAATTTTTATACTTTTATTATTTTTATTTGTTTTATTAATTCAATCAAAAAGATATATTTCAGTCAAACAAAGTGCGTATACAGATAAATTAACAAATGTTTTTAATAGAAACTATTTACAAGAGTATGAAGAGTTTATAAATTTAGATGATTATATTATTGCAGCAATTGATATTGATAATTTTAAACTTGTAAATGATAATTATGGACATAATATTGGAGATAAAATATTAAAACAAGTTGCTGTTATTATTTTAAAATCTACACGAAAAAAAGATGATATTGTTATTAGATATGGTGGAGAAGAGTTTCTTATCTTTGCAAAAGTTAAACGAAATGATAATTTAATAGCTTTAAATGTCATTGAAAGGATATTTACAAATATTCAAAAAGAAAAATTTCCTATTTCAAATAAGTCTAATTTGGATATTACTGTATCTATTGGAGTTAATTTACAACCAGCAAAATCAAAAAACTTTGAAGAAGCTTTTAAACTAGCAGATAAAGCTCTATACTTAGCTAAAGACAAAGGTCGAAACAATATTCAAATTTACAATGAAAACTCTCAAGTTCACGATGATAATAAACTATCTATAAATGAAATAAAAGAAGCTTTAGATGAAAAAAGAGTCTTTTGCTTTTATCAAAAAGTTGTAGATACTTATACTAAAGAAGAAATTTTTTCAGAAGCATTATTAAGAATCAGAAAAAAAGATAATTCAATTGCTGAACCAATAGATATTATTTCTTCTATAAAAGGAACTTTTATTCTAAGAAATATTTCAAAAAGAGTTTTAAAAATTTGTTTTGAAAGATTAAGAAAGAATAAGACTATGTTTTTAAATGTAAATTTAAACTCTCAGGATATAAAAAATGATTCAATAATAAAATTACTTGAAAAGAATGCATTTTTAGATAAAGATATATCAAATAGATTAGGCTTAGAAATTATATTAAATGAAAAAATTGTAAAAGATAATAAAGTAAAAGAAAATCTTTTAAAATTAAAAGAATTGGGTTATAAAATATATATAGATAATTTTGGAGTGGGATATTCAAATTTACATTATCTATGTTCAATAAAAGTTGATTATATAAAAATTGATGGTGATATTATAAAATCTATTTTAGAAGATAAAATAGCTTATCTTTTTGTAAAAAATATTATAAATTTTGCAAAAGAAGCAGATATTAAAGTTATTGCAAAACATGTATTTTCAAATGAACTTTATGAAAAGTTAAAAATTTTAAATGTTGATTATTGTCAAGGTTTTTTATTTGATAAACCTAAATCTTTTGATGATTAG